The sequence GGTGATGCCATCTCCACGGTCGCCTGCTCGGAGAAATCCACAGGAAAAATCTTTGTTTACGACGGACGGGGAAGCAACCAGCCCCTCCACGTCTTTGACAAGATGCACTCGTCGCCGCTCTCCCAAATCCGCCTGAATCCCAAATTCAGAGTCATCGTCTCTGCTGACAAAGCGGGAATGCTGGAATACTGGACCGGCCTCCCACATGAATTCAAGTTCCCGAAGCACGTGCATTGGGAatacaaaacagacacagacttGTATGAATTTGCGAAACACAAAACGTATCCCACCAGCCTCGCGTTTTCTCCCGATGGGAAGAAAATGGCCACCATCGCTACTGACAGGAAAGTCCGGATCTTCCGCTTCCTGACAGGAAAACTGATGCGAGTGTTCGATGAATCATTAACCGTAAGTCCTCACACGTCGCTCAGCCTCGAT comes from Plectropomus leopardus isolate mb unplaced genomic scaffold, YSFRI_Pleo_2.0 unplaced_scaffold93532, whole genome shotgun sequence and encodes:
- the ppwd1 gene encoding peptidylprolyl isomerase domain and WD repeat-containing protein 1; its protein translation is DAISTVACSEKSTGKIFVYDGRGSNQPLHVFDKMHSSPLSQIRLNPKFRVIVSADKAGMLEYWTGLPHEFKFPKHVHWEYKTDTDLYEFAKHKTYPTSLAFSPDGKKMATIATDRKVRIFRFLTGKLMRVFDESLTMFTELQQMRQQLPDMEFGRRMAVERELEKVDGIRLTNIIFDETGHFVLYGTMLGIKVINVETNRCVHIFFL